Proteins from a genomic interval of Polaribacter sp. Q13:
- a CDS encoding heavy metal-binding domain-containing protein, whose translation MIVTTTPTIENRPATQYLGIVTGETIIGANFIKDFFAGIRDIVGGRSGSYEKVLREAKDSALKEMEEMANSLGAQAIVGVDLDYETVGKNGGMLMVTASGTAVKL comes from the coding sequence ATGATTGTAACAACAACTCCCACCATAGAAAACAGACCTGCAACCCAATATTTAGGCATTGTAACAGGCGAAACAATTATTGGAGCTAATTTTATTAAAGATTTCTTTGCAGGAATTAGAGATATAGTTGGTGGACGCTCTGGTTCTTATGAAAAGGTTTTAAGAGAAGCCAAAGATTCTGCTTTAAAAGAAATGGAAGAAATGGCAAACTCTTTAGGTGCACAAGCCATTGTTGGTGTAGATTTAGATTATGAAACCGTAGGTAAAAATGGAGGAATGTTAATGGTTACAGCATCTGGTACCGCTGTAAAACTATAA
- the tatA gene encoding twin-arginine translocase TatA/TatE family subunit — MYSLATNFVFIGGPQLIIIVVVVLLLFGGKKIPELMKGLGSGIKEFKNAAKEEPEEKLEEKK, encoded by the coding sequence ATGTATAGTTTAGCAACAAATTTTGTATTCATTGGTGGTCCACAATTAATCATTATCGTAGTAGTAGTTTTACTATTATTTGGTGGAAAGAAGATTCCGGAATTAATGAAAGGTTTAGGAAGTGGAATTAAAGAGTTTAAAAATGCTGCTAAAGAAGAGCCGGAAGAAAAATTAGAAGAGAAGAAGTAA
- the rnr gene encoding ribonuclease R — translation MTKKKKKIYKKKGNVVKDLTRNIFKVLKQDSEKSYNHKQIAAKLKISDTDGKTQIIKKLAELAATKEIKEVERGKFQVNLDRKYSIGTLDVTSTGNGYFVTDDYEDDIFIPNINLGKGLHNDTVKAYVYKRRSGKKYEADVVEIIERAKTEFVGVLQKSKTKNFGFVVPDNNKMYADIFISESKLNGAVDGDKVQATLLDWPKNSKNPFGEITTVLGKPGDHNTEMHSILLEYGLPYEFEPEVEKEAESLSTEITEKEISKRRDMRKDLTFTIDPKDAKDFDDALSFTKLENGNYEIGIHIADVSHYLQPKTILDDEAYKRATSVYLVDRVVPMLPEMLSNGVCSLRPHEEKLTFSAVFELNEKAQLVGEWFGRTVTYSDQRFAYEEAQSIIENVKLSDDVQPYTMPEDISITDESYVVAPEVVEATLKLDELAKILRKKRMKAGAISFDRVEVKFNLDEEANPVGVFFKESKDANKLIEEFMLLANRKVAEFVGFSKGKATNKTFIYRVHDEPDVEKLASLENMVRKFGYKINTDTKQATSDSLNKLLSDVHGKAESNMIETLTIRTMSKAVYTTQNIGHYGLAFDYYSHFTSPIRRYPDVMTHRLLQHYLDGGDSPKADPYEEKCKHSSNREELASKAERSSIKYMQVKYMQDHKDEIFDGVITGATEWGIYVEISSNKCEGMVRLRDIKSDHYIFDEKQYAIIGQASKNMYQLGDDVKVRVKHTDLERKHLDFALIED, via the coding sequence ATGACAAAAAAGAAGAAAAAAATATATAAAAAGAAAGGGAATGTTGTAAAAGACTTAACCAGAAATATATTTAAAGTATTAAAACAAGACAGCGAAAAATCTTATAATCATAAGCAAATTGCTGCAAAATTAAAAATTTCTGATACGGATGGGAAAACCCAAATAATTAAGAAATTAGCAGAATTAGCTGCAACTAAAGAAATTAAAGAAGTAGAAAGAGGTAAGTTTCAAGTTAATCTTGATAGAAAATATTCTATTGGTACTTTAGATGTAACTTCTACCGGAAATGGGTATTTTGTAACAGATGATTATGAAGACGATATTTTTATACCAAATATTAATTTGGGTAAAGGTTTACATAATGATACTGTAAAAGCGTATGTTTATAAAAGACGAAGTGGAAAAAAATATGAAGCCGATGTTGTAGAAATTATTGAACGTGCAAAAACAGAATTTGTAGGTGTTTTACAGAAAAGTAAAACCAAAAATTTTGGTTTTGTAGTGCCAGATAATAACAAAATGTACGCAGATATTTTTATATCTGAAAGTAAATTAAATGGGGCAGTAGACGGAGATAAAGTGCAAGCTACTTTGTTAGATTGGCCTAAAAATTCTAAAAATCCTTTCGGAGAAATTACCACAGTTCTTGGTAAACCAGGAGATCATAATACAGAAATGCATTCTATTTTATTAGAATATGGTTTGCCATATGAGTTTGAGCCAGAAGTAGAAAAAGAAGCAGAATCGTTATCTACAGAAATTACAGAAAAAGAAATTTCTAAGCGTAGAGACATGCGTAAAGACTTAACTTTTACGATAGATCCTAAAGATGCAAAAGATTTTGATGATGCATTATCATTTACAAAATTAGAAAACGGGAATTACGAAATTGGAATTCATATTGCAGATGTTTCGCATTATTTACAACCAAAAACTATTTTAGACGATGAAGCTTATAAAAGAGCAACATCTGTATATTTAGTAGATAGAGTAGTGCCAATGTTACCAGAAATGCTGTCTAACGGAGTATGTTCTTTAAGGCCACATGAAGAAAAATTAACTTTTTCTGCCGTGTTTGAATTGAATGAAAAAGCACAATTAGTAGGTGAGTGGTTTGGTAGAACGGTAACGTATTCAGACCAACGTTTTGCGTATGAAGAAGCACAATCTATTATAGAAAATGTAAAATTATCTGATGATGTTCAGCCATATACAATGCCAGAAGATATTTCTATTACAGATGAATCTTATGTAGTAGCACCAGAAGTTGTAGAAGCTACTTTAAAATTAGATGAATTGGCAAAAATTCTTCGTAAAAAAAGAATGAAAGCTGGAGCCATTTCTTTTGATAGGGTAGAGGTAAAATTTAATTTAGATGAAGAAGCAAACCCAGTGGGTGTTTTCTTTAAAGAATCTAAAGATGCTAACAAATTAATTGAAGAATTTATGTTGTTAGCGAATAGAAAAGTAGCGGAGTTTGTTGGTTTTTCTAAAGGAAAAGCAACAAACAAAACGTTTATTTATAGGGTACATGATGAACCAGATGTAGAAAAACTGGCTTCTTTAGAAAATATGGTTCGTAAGTTTGGGTATAAAATTAATACGGATACTAAACAAGCTACATCAGATTCTTTAAATAAGTTATTAAGTGATGTACATGGTAAAGCAGAATCTAACATGATTGAGACTTTAACCATTAGAACCATGTCTAAAGCAGTGTATACAACTCAAAATATTGGGCATTATGGATTGGCTTTTGATTATTACAGCCATTTTACGTCACCTATTAGACGTTATCCAGATGTAATGACACACAGACTGCTTCAACACTATTTAGATGGCGGAGATAGCCCAAAAGCAGATCCTTATGAAGAAAAATGTAAACATTCATCAAACAGAGAAGAATTAGCTTCTAAAGCAGAAAGATCATCTATTAAATACATGCAAGTAAAATACATGCAAGATCATAAAGATGAAATTTTTGATGGTGTTATTACAGGAGCTACCGAATGGGGTATTTATGTAGAAATTTCTTCTAATAAATGTGAGGGAATGGTAAGACTTAGAGATATAAAGAGTGATCATTATATTTTTGATGAAAAACAATATGCAATTATTGGTCAAGCTTCTAAAAATATGTATCAATTAGGTGATGATGTTAAAGTAAGAGTTAAACATACAGATTTAGAAAGAAAGCATTTAGATTTTGCTTTAATAGAAGATTAA
- a CDS encoding LytTR family DNA-binding domain-containing protein codes for MGILTFIIPFLLFVLLEKINYKKWTLTSLTFLLFFFIIVYSYILWFSSGIYKDITGLVKLSFLLFYKYSASLAILSIATIYILNDRITVFKSKKNSNIKEQISETKTQEITIYSENKKDNLTIHIDELVYASVSSNYTSVFLNTKNGIKEMVLRITLSKIFIQINSHPQFFRCHKSYMINTSFFDSLKGNTRRYYLESTLLTTQIPVSRSFKKEELLKIIG; via the coding sequence ATGGGTATTTTAACTTTTATAATTCCTTTTTTACTATTTGTACTCTTAGAAAAAATAAATTATAAAAAATGGACTTTAACTTCTCTTACCTTTCTTTTATTTTTTTTTATTATAGTTTATAGCTACATATTATGGTTTTCTAGCGGTATTTATAAGGATATTACCGGTTTGGTAAAATTATCTTTTTTACTTTTTTATAAGTATTCTGCTAGTTTAGCAATATTATCTATAGCTACTATTTATATTTTAAATGATAGAATAACAGTATTTAAGAGCAAGAAAAATAGTAATATAAAAGAACAAATTAGTGAAACAAAGACACAAGAAATAACAATCTATTCCGAAAATAAAAAAGATAATTTAACAATACATATTGATGAATTAGTTTATGCATCTGTATCAAGTAATTATACAAGTGTCTTTTTAAATACTAAAAATGGAATAAAAGAAATGGTGTTAAGAATTACTTTATCTAAGATTTTTATTCAAATAAACAGTCATCCTCAGTTTTTTAGATGTCATAAATCTTATATGATAAACACTTCTTTTTTTGACTCTTTAAAAGGAAATACCAGAAGATATTATTTAGAATCTACATTGTTAACAACACAAATTCCGGTTTCTAGAAGTTTTAAAAAGGAAGAACTTCTAAAAATTATTGGCTAA
- a CDS encoding diacylglycerol kinase family protein — translation MSTSWFIIANPISGNRNFSKQWKEIQQLLNNKKIDFSFAFTKFSKHEIELVNTAIQQGFRNIISIGGDGTLHNVVNGIMTQRYAKTSDITIAVIPQGTGNDWIKTYNIPNNVKKAIEIIHKKNIILQDIGVLETDNRTVFFNNVAGLGYDGYIVNKLKNLKNFGSLAYILSGIAGLLFYKKTVFKIIFDDKILETNCLMTVFGICKFSGGGMQFTKNVNTTDGLLDITIAKNLTIFDLIFNLPKLYSGKIVHHKKIETYKTKEITVIPQTSKPFIQADGEVIDTGKVSVKIIEKAINFVVN, via the coding sequence ATGTCTACATCTTGGTTTATAATTGCAAATCCTATTTCTGGAAATCGGAATTTTTCTAAACAATGGAAGGAAATTCAACAATTATTAAACAATAAGAAAATAGACTTTTCTTTTGCTTTTACAAAATTTTCTAAACACGAAATTGAATTGGTGAATACCGCAATTCAACAAGGTTTTAGAAATATTATTTCGATTGGTGGAGATGGAACACTACATAACGTAGTTAACGGAATAATGACGCAAAGGTACGCAAAAACTTCTGATATAACTATTGCTGTAATTCCACAAGGAACTGGTAACGATTGGATAAAGACGTATAACATACCTAATAACGTTAAAAAAGCGATTGAAATCATTCATAAAAAGAACATTATTTTACAAGATATTGGTGTTTTAGAAACTGATAATAGAACTGTTTTTTTTAATAATGTAGCAGGTTTAGGCTATGATGGTTACATTGTTAATAAACTTAAAAATTTAAAAAATTTTGGCTCTCTAGCGTATATATTAAGCGGAATAGCGGGGTTATTATTTTATAAAAAAACAGTGTTTAAAATTATTTTTGATGATAAAATACTAGAAACTAATTGTTTAATGACTGTTTTTGGTATTTGTAAATTTTCTGGTGGCGGAATGCAGTTTACAAAAAATGTAAATACTACCGATGGTTTATTAGATATTACCATTGCTAAAAACCTCACTATCTTCGATCTAATTTTTAATCTTCCTAAATTATACTCTGGTAAAATTGTACATCATAAAAAAATTGAAACGTATAAAACGAAAGAGATAACTGTAATTCCACAAACCTCAAAACCTTTTATTCAAGCAGATGGAGAAGTGATTGATACCGGAAAAGTATCCGTAAAAATTATTGAAAAAGCCATAAATTTTGTGGTGAATTAA
- a CDS encoding SPFH domain-containing protein, giving the protein MIPTSIIIPIVIIALILFSSFFMVKQQTAAIIERFGKFHSIKQSGLKLKIPFVDKIAGKLSLKIQQLDVIIETKTLDDVFVKLKVSVQYKVITEKVYDAFYKLDYPHDQITSYVFDVVRAEVPKMKLDDVFVKKNDIAIAVKTELNDAMLDYGFDIIRTLVTDIDPDAQVKIAMNRINAADREKTAAQYEGDAQRILIVEKAKAEAESKRLQGQGIADQRREIARGLEESVDVLNRVGINSQEASALIVVTQHYDTLQSIGSETNSNLILLPNSPQAGSQMLNDMVASFTASNQIGEAMKNAKPKKLDK; this is encoded by the coding sequence ATGATACCAACTTCTATTATTATTCCTATTGTTATAATTGCACTTATCTTGTTTTCATCATTTTTTATGGTGAAGCAACAAACTGCTGCTATTATTGAGCGTTTTGGAAAATTTCATAGCATTAAACAATCTGGACTGAAATTAAAAATTCCTTTTGTTGATAAAATTGCTGGAAAATTGAGTTTAAAAATTCAACAATTAGATGTTATTATTGAAACAAAAACCTTAGATGATGTTTTTGTAAAATTAAAAGTTTCTGTACAATATAAAGTAATTACAGAAAAAGTATATGATGCTTTTTATAAATTAGATTATCCGCATGACCAAATAACTTCTTATGTTTTTGATGTGGTAAGAGCAGAAGTACCAAAAATGAAATTAGATGACGTTTTTGTTAAAAAGAATGATATTGCTATTGCTGTAAAAACAGAATTAAATGATGCCATGTTAGATTATGGTTTTGATATTATTAGAACTTTAGTTACCGATATTGATCCCGATGCGCAAGTAAAAATTGCCATGAACAGAATTAATGCTGCCGATAGAGAAAAAACAGCAGCACAATATGAGGGAGATGCACAAAGAATTTTAATTGTAGAAAAAGCAAAAGCAGAGGCAGAAAGTAAACGATTACAAGGACAAGGTATTGCAGACCAAAGACGTGAAATTGCACGTGGTTTAGAAGAGTCTGTAGATGTTTTAAACAGAGTTGGTATAAACAGTCAAGAAGCTTCTGCATTAATCGTTGTAACGCAACATTATGATACTTTACAATCTATAGGTAGTGAAACAAATAGTAACTTAATATTGCTACCAAATTCGCCACAAGCAGGTAGTCAAATGCTAAACGATATGGTTGCAAGTTTTACAGCAAGTAACCAAATTGGTGAAGCTATGAAAAATGCAAAACCAAAAAAATTAGATAAATAA
- a CDS encoding head GIN domain-containing protein, giving the protein MKKIIFICALMLSYITIAQTMVTKNLGDYSELKVYNGIELELIKSADQKLEITGEKSEMVKIKNVNNTLKLSLPFSLKPENNAADGKILIKLYYNKNIAIIDANEGATITGKDVNQDKLEVKSQERAFINLTSKVKYLTVRTSSGGIIKLTGSAESQEVDVDLYGVYNGFEMKISGNSNILAGTGAKAEILAGKSLSAKVSFGGSIFYKGNPKVVKDKKVIGGIIQKRN; this is encoded by the coding sequence ATGAAAAAAATAATATTTATATGTGCTCTTATGTTAAGTTATATAACAATTGCACAGACAATGGTAACTAAAAATTTAGGAGATTATTCTGAATTGAAAGTGTATAACGGAATAGAGTTAGAGTTGATAAAATCTGCGGATCAAAAATTAGAAATTACTGGAGAAAAATCTGAAATGGTAAAAATTAAGAATGTAAATAACACCTTAAAATTATCATTACCATTTTCTTTAAAACCAGAAAATAATGCTGCAGACGGCAAAATTTTAATAAAACTATATTACAATAAAAATATAGCTATTATAGATGCAAATGAAGGTGCTACTATTACTGGTAAAGATGTAAATCAAGATAAATTAGAAGTAAAATCGCAAGAAAGAGCTTTTATTAATCTAACATCTAAAGTTAAATATTTAACGGTTAGGACGTCTTCTGGAGGGATTATTAAACTTACAGGTAGTGCAGAAAGCCAAGAAGTAGATGTAGATTTATATGGTGTTTATAATGGTTTTGAAATGAAAATTTCTGGTAATTCTAATATTTTAGCAGGAACAGGAGCAAAAGCAGAAATTTTAGCAGGAAAATCTTTAAGTGCTAAAGTAAGTTTTGGAGGATCTATATTTTACAAAGGAAATCCGAAAGTTGTTAAAGATAAAAAAGTAATTGGAGGTATTATTCAAAAAAGAAATTAA
- a CDS encoding LytTR family DNA-binding domain-containing protein has product MKKFIKWLTMPYYFNPSIKFKLKVSFSLGLFIFLFLYIFRPFYLNLFKIIILEYTLGIGIIAFISTFLILYVPAFIFKDYFNEDNWTIGRNLFLMVVGITIMGIIVWYFSNLYTASYNLRKFGLLEFLSYMFLITLIPLTFFVFINEKNIRERREKKVLEIKEIKKEIDISKKLASEISITSDNGKEVITFNIDDLVYVTSQGNYASFFLLQENDLKEKILRVTLTKIATELKEYSKIIRCHKSYIVNVNYITDISGNARGYLLESEFIPISIPVSRSFSKQSLLRWLQ; this is encoded by the coding sequence ATGAAAAAATTTATTAAATGGCTCACAATGCCTTATTATTTTAATCCATCTATAAAATTTAAACTTAAAGTAAGTTTTTCTCTTGGGTTATTCATCTTCCTTTTTTTATATATTTTTAGACCGTTTTATTTAAATCTATTTAAAATAATTATTTTAGAATATACTTTAGGTATTGGTATTATTGCCTTTATATCTACCTTTCTTATTTTATATGTACCAGCATTTATTTTTAAAGATTATTTTAATGAAGATAATTGGACTATTGGTAGAAATCTATTTTTAATGGTGGTAGGTATTACAATTATGGGAATTATTGTTTGGTATTTTAGTAATCTATATACAGCATCTTATAACCTAAGAAAATTTGGTCTTTTAGAATTTCTATCTTACATGTTTTTAATTACTCTAATTCCTTTAACCTTTTTTGTTTTTATCAATGAAAAAAATATAAGAGAAAGAAGAGAAAAAAAGGTCTTAGAAATTAAAGAAATAAAAAAAGAAATTGATATTTCTAAAAAACTTGCCAGTGAAATTTCTATTACTTCAGATAATGGAAAAGAAGTTATTACTTTTAATATAGATGATTTAGTTTATGTTACTTCTCAAGGAAACTATGCAAGTTTCTTTTTATTACAAGAAAATGATTTAAAAGAAAAAATACTAAGAGTTACTTTAACAAAAATAGCCACAGAATTAAAAGAATACTCTAAAATTATTAGATGTCATAAAAGTTATATTGTTAATGTAAATTATATAACAGATATTTCGGGTAATGCACGAGGTTATTTATTAGAATCAGAATTTATTCCTATATCTATTCCTGTTTCTAGAAGTTTTTCTAAACAATCTTTACTAAGATGGTTACAATAA